The Hymenobacter oligotrophus genome has a window encoding:
- a CDS encoding CPBP family intramembrane glutamic endopeptidase, with protein MKGFARSTETLHPALTLLLLTLLVVAGMCIGMFLAVSVVTITYGVDLLRLPEVLASPARYTYGWAVLMWLQGLSLLAGFGAGAYFLPVLRGLKPADYFMPRRPTPGWWLLAAMVLMIVSMPALSGLVAWNADAHLPSWLYDLEKGAREKEDQAQALTTFLTKFGTTTRFLVALLVVAVVPAIAEELTFRGVVLRQFSRWTNSLHWGVWLSAIVFSAIHMQFFGFVPRMVLGVLLGYLFAWSGNILVPMAAHFAQNGFQLLLLFLQQRGTISFDADANEPMPWPLMLLSLVLTLGLLYWLQQQFAAHKAATTEAHVLTGHGVQVRTQADAPLPAPPVAGHTLTSHGIETPPEASGRITT; from the coding sequence ATGAAAGGTTTCGCCCGCTCCACCGAAACGCTGCACCCCGCCCTTACGCTGCTGCTGCTCACGCTGCTGGTGGTGGCGGGCATGTGCATCGGTATGTTTCTGGCTGTATCGGTGGTTACAATTACCTACGGCGTCGATCTGCTGCGCCTGCCCGAGGTACTGGCCTCGCCCGCGCGCTACACCTACGGCTGGGCTGTGCTGATGTGGCTGCAGGGCTTGTCGCTGCTTGCTGGGTTTGGAGCTGGCGCTTACTTTTTGCCCGTGCTGCGCGGCCTCAAGCCCGCCGACTACTTTATGCCGCGCCGCCCCACGCCGGGTTGGTGGCTGCTCGCGGCCATGGTGCTGATGATCGTGAGCATGCCGGCGCTATCGGGCCTAGTAGCCTGGAACGCCGATGCTCACTTGCCCTCTTGGCTTTACGACCTAGAAAAAGGCGCCCGCGAAAAAGAAGACCAAGCTCAGGCGCTTACCACTTTCCTGACCAAGTTTGGCACCACCACGCGCTTTTTGGTGGCGCTGCTGGTAGTGGCCGTGGTGCCTGCTATTGCCGAGGAGCTAACCTTCCGGGGCGTGGTGCTGCGCCAGTTTAGCCGCTGGACGAACTCTTTGCACTGGGGCGTGTGGCTGTCGGCTATCGTGTTCAGCGCCATTCACATGCAGTTCTTCGGGTTTGTGCCGCGCATGGTGTTGGGCGTGCTGCTGGGCTACCTGTTTGCCTGGAGCGGCAACATACTGGTACCCATGGCGGCCCACTTCGCCCAAAACGGCTTTCAGTTGCTGTTGCTGTTTTTGCAGCAGCGCGGCACCATCAGCTTCGATGCCGATGCCAACGAGCCCATGCCGTGGCCGCTGATGCTGCTTTCGCTGGTGCTTACCTTGGGGCTGCTGTACTGGCTGCAGCAGCAGTTTGCAGCGCACAAAGCCGCTACCACCGAGGCGCACGTGCTTACGGGCCACGGCGTGCAGGTGCGCACCCAAGCCGACGCGCCGCTGCCTGCGCCGCCAGTAGCCGGGCACACGCTCACCTCGCACGGCATCGAAACGCCGCCCGAAGCTTCCGGCCGTATAACCACCTAG
- a CDS encoding phosphatidate cytidylyltransferase has translation MITSATPSSPANSPEAAKPPGMSNMWQRIISGAIGAVALLGCIWYSGWTFGLFFGIVQARMLWEFYRMMRVAGYRPAAIIGTGTSLVVFGLLYVLGDVDARPYETTEPVLITLASLILIVPLVFLLREMVRWNDTNEHQPFANLGVAMGGLFYVSLPMSLLCLIGFTEDGYDYRRIFGLLFLVWAADTGAYIAGKNFGKHKLAPGISPGKTWEGWVGGTLLTLGVGWGLGYLLPDMPLAHRLVAAAVVAVFGVLGDLAESMLKRSVGVKDSGRILPGHGGLLDRFDAFLFIVPVLVVLLLLFDL, from the coding sequence TTGATTACCTCCGCAACTCCGTCGTCGCCCGCCAACTCGCCCGAAGCTGCTAAGCCGCCTGGCATGTCGAACATGTGGCAACGCATTATTTCCGGCGCCATCGGGGCCGTAGCGCTGCTGGGCTGCATTTGGTACAGCGGCTGGACGTTCGGCTTGTTTTTCGGCATCGTGCAGGCCCGCATGCTGTGGGAGTTTTACCGCATGATGCGCGTGGCCGGCTACCGGCCCGCCGCCATCATCGGCACGGGCACCAGCTTGGTGGTCTTCGGCCTGCTCTACGTACTCGGCGACGTGGATGCCCGCCCCTACGAAACCACCGAGCCGGTGCTGATCACGCTAGCCTCGCTAATTCTAATTGTGCCCTTGGTGTTTCTGCTGCGCGAAATGGTTCGCTGGAACGACACCAACGAGCACCAACCCTTCGCCAACCTAGGCGTGGCCATGGGCGGCTTGTTCTACGTGAGCCTGCCCATGAGCCTGTTGTGCCTTATCGGTTTCACGGAAGACGGCTATGACTACCGCCGCATTTTTGGCTTGCTCTTTCTGGTGTGGGCGGCCGATACCGGAGCCTACATTGCCGGCAAAAACTTTGGCAAACACAAGCTGGCACCCGGCATCTCGCCCGGCAAAACCTGGGAAGGCTGGGTGGGCGGCACGTTGCTGACCCTAGGGGTAGGTTGGGGCCTGGGCTACCTGCTGCCCGATATGCCCCTGGCGCACCGCTTGGTGGCGGCCGCGGTGGTAGCGGTGTTCGGTGTGCTCGGCGATTTGGCCGAATCGATGCTGAAGCGCAGCGTAGGCGTAAAAGATTCGGGCCGCATATTGCCCGGCCACGGCGGTTTGCTCGACCGGTTCGACGCCTTCTTGTTCATCGTGCCGGTGCTGGTGGTGCTGCTGCTGCTGTTCGATTTGTAA
- a CDS encoding Glu/Leu/Phe/Val family dehydrogenase, which translates to MATTVYKEPAPKVDRENPLESMMSRFNVAADILGLDDATYNVLKAPDKQVIVHIPVTMDNGQVRVFEGYRVVHNTVLGPSKGGIRYDKNVHLDEVKALAAWMTWKCAVVDIPYGGAKGGIICDPTTMSPGEIERLTRAYTLAMKDVFGPDKDIPAPDMGTGPREMAWLMDEFSKTVGMTSPAVVTGKPLVMGGSLGRTEATGRGVMVSALAAMRKLGMDPKGASAAVQGFGNVGSWAAKLLCEQGVKIKAVSDVSGAYWNENGINVDEAIAYKNAHNGRLDGYTGATLMENAEDLLTSPVDVLVPAAVEDVITEHNAHDIKARLIVEGANGPTSASADSIINEKGIMVVPDILANSGGVTVSYFEWVQNRQGFKWSEEMVTERADRIMNDAFEKVYATSQKYNIPMRIAAYVVAIDKVAQTYKFRGSF; encoded by the coding sequence ATGGCCACTACGGTGTATAAAGAGCCGGCCCCTAAGGTGGACCGCGAGAACCCCCTCGAATCCATGATGTCGCGTTTCAACGTTGCCGCCGATATTCTCGGCCTCGACGACGCGACGTACAACGTGCTGAAAGCGCCCGACAAGCAAGTCATCGTGCACATCCCCGTGACGATGGACAACGGCCAAGTACGCGTTTTCGAGGGCTACCGCGTGGTTCATAACACGGTGCTCGGCCCGTCGAAAGGCGGCATTCGCTACGATAAAAACGTGCACCTGGACGAGGTGAAAGCCTTGGCTGCCTGGATGACCTGGAAGTGCGCCGTGGTGGACATTCCGTACGGCGGTGCCAAAGGCGGCATCATCTGCGACCCCACCACCATGAGCCCCGGCGAAATTGAGCGCCTCACCCGCGCCTACACGCTGGCCATGAAGGACGTATTCGGCCCCGACAAGGACATTCCGGCCCCCGACATGGGCACCGGCCCGCGCGAAATGGCGTGGCTGATGGACGAATTCTCCAAGACGGTAGGCATGACGTCGCCGGCCGTGGTTACGGGCAAGCCGCTGGTAATGGGCGGTTCGCTGGGCCGCACCGAGGCTACCGGCCGCGGGGTAATGGTATCGGCGCTGGCGGCTATGCGCAAGCTGGGCATGGACCCTAAGGGGGCTTCGGCCGCTGTGCAGGGCTTTGGCAACGTGGGCTCGTGGGCAGCTAAGCTGCTTTGCGAGCAGGGCGTGAAAATCAAAGCCGTGAGCGACGTTTCGGGCGCTTACTGGAACGAGAACGGCATCAACGTGGACGAGGCCATTGCCTACAAGAACGCCCACAACGGCCGCCTCGATGGCTACACCGGCGCTACGCTGATGGAAAATGCCGAAGACCTGCTCACCTCGCCCGTGGATGTGTTGGTGCCCGCCGCCGTGGAAGACGTGATTACCGAGCACAACGCCCACGACATCAAGGCTCGCCTGATTGTGGAAGGTGCCAACGGCCCCACTTCGGCTTCGGCCGACTCCATCATCAACGAGAAGGGCATTATGGTGGTGCCCGATATTCTGGCCAACTCGGGCGGTGTAACGGTGTCGTACTTCGAGTGGGTACAAAACCGCCAAGGTTTTAAGTGGTCGGAAGAAATGGTAACCGAGCGCGCCGACCGCATCATGAACGATGCCTTCGAAAAGGTGTACGCCACGAGCCAGAAGTACAACATCCCGATGCGCATTGCTGCCTACGTGGTGGCCATCGATAAAGTAGCCCAGACCTACAAGTTCCGCGGCAGCTTCTAA
- a CDS encoding phosphatidylserine decarboxylase family protein, whose protein sequence is MKIHKEGRRILFFTLLILLALNLLLYQFNEQAEGFNRVFSAVSVIAFLLLLQFFRSPFRNLLTHEDLVIAPADGKVVVIEDVHEPEFFGDVRKQISIFMSPINVHITRNPVSGTVKYFKYHPGKYLVAWHPKSSTKNERTTVVVESEAGPLVLFRQIAGAMARRIVWYVNEGDEVSQGEEFGFIKFGSRVDIFVPVDTEMKVQIGEKVKGGQTVIAQLKTQSSGLF, encoded by the coding sequence ATGAAAATCCACAAAGAAGGTCGCCGTATTCTCTTCTTCACGCTGCTAATCCTGCTTGCCCTCAACTTGTTGCTATACCAGTTCAACGAGCAGGCCGAAGGGTTCAACCGCGTGTTTTCGGCAGTTTCGGTTATTGCCTTCTTGCTGCTGCTGCAATTTTTCCGCAGCCCCTTTCGCAACCTGCTCACCCACGAGGACCTGGTAATTGCCCCGGCCGACGGCAAAGTGGTGGTAATTGAGGACGTGCACGAGCCCGAGTTCTTCGGCGACGTGCGCAAGCAGATCAGCATTTTCATGTCGCCGATCAACGTGCACATCACCCGCAACCCGGTGTCGGGCACGGTAAAGTACTTCAAGTATCACCCCGGCAAATACCTGGTGGCCTGGCACCCCAAGAGCAGCACCAAAAACGAGCGCACCACGGTGGTGGTAGAGTCCGAAGCCGGCCCGCTGGTATTGTTCCGGCAGATTGCCGGCGCCATGGCCCGCCGCATTGTGTGGTACGTAAACGAAGGCGACGAAGTAAGCCAGGGCGAGGAGTTCGGCTTCATCAAGTTCGGCTCGCGCGTCGACATCTTCGTGCCCGTCGACACCGAAATGAAGGTGCAGATCGGCGAAAAAGTTAAAGGCGGCCAAACGGTTATTGCCCAACTGAAAACCCAGTCGTCGGGCTTGTTCTAA
- a CDS encoding glutathionylspermidine synthase family protein, protein MIRLLPLTGDVTPAIRRLGWDWAVEDACATYLATEAIELSEPQAEELLQAADTLYEMLVQAVPDPIPDDFLQLLGIPTNLWQAVRHSWNDERHWHLYGRFDLASTPEGVKLVEFNADTATSIPETAVVQWASLMAAGRPDDQQQANGLFEGLELQLREWLGLNADLEPNLLLVHLPDSQEDETNCQVIAEAAREAGFATVHVCPVDAMQVSVLGEERGAWAEVAAGEWQRFPFVFKLVPWEILAEEEPELTADLTQLLQSRDLIIANPAYTLLFQSKAMLAWLWQVFPHHPLLAEASMQDLGGHYVRKPLFGREGQSLAEVQDGRVQHAEPGDYDQQPQVRQRWLELPADAQGRRYQAGVFWAGEACALGFRRANGIITNLSEFVPHVVS, encoded by the coding sequence ATGATTCGTCTCCTTCCGCTAACGGGCGATGTTACTCCGGCCATTCGGCGCTTGGGTTGGGACTGGGCCGTGGAGGATGCCTGCGCTACCTACTTGGCTACCGAGGCCATAGAGCTTAGCGAACCGCAAGCCGAAGAACTGCTGCAGGCGGCCGATACGCTCTACGAGATGCTGGTACAGGCCGTACCCGACCCTATCCCCGACGATTTTCTGCAGTTGCTGGGCATACCCACCAACTTGTGGCAGGCCGTGCGGCACTCCTGGAACGACGAACGGCACTGGCACCTCTACGGCCGTTTCGACCTGGCCAGCACCCCCGAAGGCGTCAAGCTAGTGGAGTTTAACGCCGATACGGCTACGAGCATTCCCGAAACCGCCGTGGTGCAGTGGGCCAGCCTCATGGCCGCTGGCCGCCCCGACGATCAGCAGCAAGCCAACGGGCTCTTCGAAGGCTTGGAACTGCAACTGCGGGAGTGGCTGGGCCTGAACGCCGACCTGGAGCCCAATTTGCTGCTTGTGCATTTGCCCGATAGCCAGGAAGACGAAACCAACTGCCAGGTAATTGCCGAAGCCGCCCGCGAGGCCGGCTTTGCCACGGTGCACGTGTGCCCCGTCGATGCGATGCAGGTTTCGGTGCTGGGAGAAGAGCGGGGCGCCTGGGCCGAAGTAGCTGCTGGCGAGTGGCAGCGCTTCCCGTTTGTGTTCAAGTTGGTGCCGTGGGAGATTCTGGCCGAAGAGGAACCCGAGCTTACTGCCGACCTGACCCAGCTGCTGCAAAGCCGCGACCTGATTATTGCCAACCCGGCGTACACGCTGCTGTTTCAGAGCAAAGCCATGCTGGCTTGGCTGTGGCAAGTGTTTCCGCACCACCCCCTGCTGGCCGAGGCCTCGATGCAGGACCTAGGCGGCCATTACGTACGCAAGCCCCTATTTGGCCGCGAAGGCCAGAGCCTTGCAGAGGTGCAGGATGGCCGTGTGCAGCACGCCGAGCCGGGCGATTACGACCAGCAGCCGCAAGTGCGCCAACGCTGGCTCGAGCTGCCCGCCGATGCGCAAGGCCGCCGCTACCAAGCCGGCGTGTTTTGGGCCGGCGAGGCCTGTGCCCTAGGCTTCCGCCGGGCCAACGGCATCATTACCAACCTTTCGGAGTTTGTGCCGCACGTGGTAAGCTAG
- a CDS encoding GAF domain-containing protein, whose translation MAEDLLIDRTLSKANQYQSLLPQIEALTTGEPDQVANLANAMAALKETFGFFWVGVYVVKNDELVLGPFQGPVACTRIRHGKGVCGSSWAQARTLLVPDVEQFPGHIACSSLSKSEIVVPIIKNGSVVAVLDVDSDQLNDFNETDQQYLEQLCQRMAQWF comes from the coding sequence ATGGCCGAAGATCTTCTTATCGACCGTACGCTTTCCAAAGCCAATCAATACCAATCCCTCCTGCCCCAGATCGAAGCCCTGACCACGGGCGAACCCGATCAAGTAGCCAACCTGGCCAACGCCATGGCCGCCCTGAAAGAGACGTTCGGGTTTTTCTGGGTGGGCGTGTACGTGGTGAAGAATGACGAGCTGGTGCTAGGTCCGTTTCAGGGGCCGGTGGCCTGCACGCGCATCCGCCACGGCAAAGGCGTTTGCGGCAGCTCGTGGGCGCAGGCGCGCACCTTGCTAGTGCCCGATGTCGAGCAGTTTCCGGGGCACATTGCCTGCAGCTCGCTTTCGAAATCCGAAATAGTAGTGCCCATCATCAAAAACGGCAGCGTGGTAGCCGTGCTCGACGTAGACAGCGACCAACTCAACGATTTCAACGAAACCGACCAGCAGTACTTGGAGCAGTTGTGCCAGCGCATGGCGCAGTGGTTCTAA
- the ribD gene encoding bifunctional diaminohydroxyphosphoribosylaminopyrimidine deaminase/5-amino-6-(5-phosphoribosylamino)uracil reductase RibD: MTAPSDFTAHDELLMRRALDLALLGQFTARPNPMVGCVVADAQGRIVGEGWHRQYGGPHAEVNALAAVPPETDLAECRVYVTLEPCSHFGKTPPCADLLIARGVRDVVVCNADPNPLVAGRGFTKLREAGIRVRTGLLEAEGRRLNRRFFAVQELGRPYMILKWAESKDGFVAGAGGQPVAISCPTSRMLVHRWRAEEQAIMVGTRTALNDNPQLNVREWPGPDPLRLVIDRNLSLPAGHHLLDGSQPTVVYTNREQPDADNLSFVTVPPSQDLLPAILDDLNARRVQSVLVEGGPALHNLLLQAGLWDEIRVLRSLHVRIGAGGVVAPSLNLTGLREHRALGADELFVFY; this comes from the coding sequence ATGACCGCGCCTTCCGACTTCACCGCCCACGACGAACTGCTGATGCGCCGGGCCCTCGACTTAGCCCTGCTGGGTCAGTTTACGGCCCGCCCCAACCCCATGGTGGGCTGCGTAGTAGCCGATGCCCAAGGGCGCATTGTGGGCGAAGGGTGGCACCGGCAGTATGGCGGCCCGCACGCCGAGGTAAATGCCTTGGCTGCCGTGCCGCCCGAAACCGACCTAGCCGAATGCCGCGTGTACGTAACGCTGGAGCCCTGCTCGCACTTCGGCAAAACGCCGCCCTGCGCCGACCTGCTGATTGCCCGCGGCGTGCGCGACGTGGTGGTGTGCAACGCCGACCCCAACCCGCTGGTAGCCGGCCGCGGTTTTACCAAGCTGCGCGAAGCCGGCATTCGGGTGCGCACGGGCTTGCTCGAGGCCGAGGGCCGCCGCCTCAACCGCCGCTTTTTTGCGGTGCAGGAGTTGGGCCGACCGTACATGATTCTGAAATGGGCCGAATCGAAAGATGGGTTTGTGGCCGGCGCGGGCGGGCAGCCGGTAGCCATCAGCTGCCCTACCTCGCGCATGCTGGTGCACCGGTGGCGCGCCGAGGAGCAAGCCATTATGGTAGGCACGCGCACGGCCCTGAACGACAACCCCCAGCTGAACGTGCGCGAGTGGCCCGGCCCCGATCCGCTGCGTTTGGTTATCGACCGCAACCTTTCGCTGCCCGCTGGGCACCACTTGCTCGATGGCTCGCAGCCCACGGTGGTTTACACCAACCGCGAGCAGCCCGATGCCGACAACCTGAGCTTCGTGACGGTGCCGCCCAGCCAAGACCTGCTGCCCGCTATCCTCGACGACCTGAATGCCCGGCGCGTGCAATCGGTGTTGGTGGAAGGCGGCCCGGCCCTGCACAACCTGCTGTTGCAAGCTGGCCTGTGGGATGAAATACGCGTGCTCCGCAGCCTGCACGTGCGCATTGGCGCAGGCGGCGTGGTGGCGCCGTCGCTTAACCTTACGGGTCTGCGCGAGCATCGCGCCCTAGGTGCCGACGAACTGTTTGTGTTTTACTAG
- the prmC gene encoding peptide chain release factor N(5)-glutamine methyltransferase: MTISQLTDQLTQALLPLYPAPEASSIAGIVVEHMLHLSPLQRRVQAADAVPADAQASAQAALGRLLQHEPVQYVLGVAPFLDMELLVTPATLIPRSETEELVQLIVQEQASKQGLRVLDVGTGSGCIPIGLARQLPTSQVWGLDISAEALAVAQQNGQRYAPQVQWLQADILQADPPGLEARSLDVLVSNPPYVRESEQALMRPNVLQYEPHTALFVPDNDPLVFYRRLTNLGRQLLKAGGAIYFEINEALPHETVALLEQAGYQQARALPDLTGRARMVRATWLG; this comes from the coding sequence GTGACCATTAGCCAGCTTACCGACCAGCTCACCCAGGCGTTGCTGCCTTTGTACCCGGCCCCCGAAGCCAGCAGCATCGCGGGCATAGTGGTAGAGCACATGTTGCATCTTTCGCCGCTGCAGCGCCGCGTGCAAGCCGCCGATGCCGTGCCGGCCGATGCGCAGGCAAGTGCCCAGGCAGCCCTAGGCCGGTTGCTGCAGCACGAGCCCGTGCAGTACGTGCTGGGCGTGGCGCCGTTCCTCGATATGGAGCTGCTGGTAACACCGGCCACGCTCATTCCTAGGTCCGAAACCGAGGAGCTGGTGCAGCTGATTGTGCAGGAACAGGCAAGTAAGCAGGGCCTGCGCGTGCTCGATGTGGGCACTGGTTCGGGCTGTATCCCAATTGGTTTGGCGCGCCAGCTACCTACAAGCCAGGTGTGGGGGCTCGATATTTCGGCCGAAGCCTTAGCGGTTGCCCAGCAAAACGGACAGCGCTACGCCCCGCAGGTGCAGTGGCTGCAAGCCGATATTTTGCAAGCCGATCCGCCCGGCCTCGAAGCCCGCAGCCTCGATGTGCTCGTGAGCAACCCGCCCTACGTGCGCGAGTCGGAGCAGGCCCTGATGCGGCCCAACGTGCTGCAGTACGAGCCGCATACTGCCCTGTTCGTGCCCGACAACGACCCTCTCGTATTCTACCGTCGCCTGACCAACCTAGGGAGGCAATTGCTCAAAGCGGGAGGAGCTATCTACTTCGAAATCAACGAGGCGCTGCCGCACGAAACCGTGGCCCTGCTCGAGCAAGCAGGCTACCAGCAAGCCCGCGCCCTGCCCGACCTCACGGGCCGCGCGCGCATGGTGCGGGCTACGTGGCTTGGCTGA
- a CDS encoding acyltransferase yields the protein MTQTAPDYFAHPTAVLDEGCRIGAGTRIWHFCHVSSGAELGEGCSLGQNVFVADGVRLGSNVKVQNNVSLYSGVVCHDDVFIGPSAVFTNVRNPRAAVPRRHQYQATVLEQGVSIGANSTIVCGVHLGAYAFVGAGSVVTKNVLPYALVYGNPARQHGWVSQHGHRLQFDAAGAGACPESGWQYQLTGQRVSRMSAEQ from the coding sequence ATGACCCAAACTGCCCCCGACTACTTTGCGCACCCCACCGCCGTTCTCGACGAGGGTTGCCGCATTGGTGCCGGTACGCGCATTTGGCATTTTTGCCACGTGAGCAGCGGCGCTGAGTTGGGCGAAGGCTGCTCGTTGGGCCAAAATGTGTTTGTGGCCGATGGAGTACGCCTGGGTAGTAACGTAAAGGTGCAGAACAATGTGAGCCTTTACTCCGGCGTGGTGTGCCACGACGACGTGTTCATCGGGCCATCGGCCGTGTTCACCAACGTGCGCAACCCTCGGGCTGCGGTGCCCCGCCGTCACCAGTATCAGGCCACTGTGTTGGAGCAGGGCGTGAGCATTGGGGCCAACAGCACCATCGTGTGCGGCGTGCACCTAGGGGCCTACGCTTTTGTGGGTGCCGGCTCAGTGGTGACCAAAAATGTGTTGCCCTACGCCTTGGTGTACGGCAACCCGGCCCGCCAGCACGGCTGGGTAAGCCAGCACGGCCACAGGCTGCAGTTTGATGCGGCCGGTGCCGGGGCCTGCCCCGAAAGCGGCTGGCAATACCAATTAACCGGCCAGCGCGTTTCGCGTATGAGCGCCGAGCAATAA
- a CDS encoding nucleotide sugar dehydrogenase, whose amino-acid sequence MYEQLLNKEAKLAVIGLGYVGLPIALEFARKISVIGFDINAQRVEMMRNNQDPSGELEAEAFEGCNITFTDSLDVLREARFFVVAVPTPIDEHAMPDLKPLIGASTTVGKVLKKGDYVVYESTVYPGCTEEDCIPILERESGLKFPADFKVGYSPERINPGDKEHTLATIVKVVSGCDAESLEEIAKTYELVVTAGVHRASSIKVAEAAKIIENTQRDVNIALMNELSMIFDRMRINTYEVLEAAGTKWNFLKFSPGLVGGHCIGVDPYYLTYKAKELGYDAKVILSGRTTNDGMGAYIARKTVQMMIKQGKDVAKSKVLVMGATFKENVEDIRNSKVADVINELRNFSVNVDIVDPHADSQELNHEYGFSLIPESQIGNDYDAVVVAVSHKPYTQLDEEYFKSITAPKAVLVDIKGLFREKINELQYWSL is encoded by the coding sequence GTGTACGAGCAGTTACTGAATAAAGAGGCCAAGCTGGCCGTTATCGGCCTAGGCTATGTGGGCCTGCCTATTGCCCTGGAGTTTGCCCGCAAAATCAGCGTCATCGGCTTCGATATCAACGCCCAGCGCGTGGAGATGATGCGCAACAACCAAGACCCCAGCGGCGAACTGGAGGCCGAGGCATTCGAAGGCTGCAACATCACGTTCACCGATTCGCTGGATGTGCTGCGCGAAGCGCGCTTTTTCGTGGTGGCCGTGCCTACGCCCATCGACGAGCACGCCATGCCCGACCTCAAGCCGCTGATTGGCGCCTCCACTACCGTAGGCAAAGTGCTGAAAAAGGGCGACTACGTAGTGTACGAATCGACCGTGTACCCGGGCTGCACCGAAGAGGACTGCATTCCGATTTTGGAGCGCGAGTCGGGCCTGAAGTTTCCCGCTGACTTTAAAGTAGGCTACTCGCCCGAACGCATCAACCCCGGCGACAAAGAGCACACCCTGGCCACGATCGTAAAAGTGGTATCGGGCTGCGATGCCGAGTCGCTCGAGGAAATTGCCAAAACGTACGAGCTGGTAGTAACCGCAGGCGTACACCGCGCTTCTTCGATCAAAGTGGCCGAAGCCGCTAAAATAATCGAAAACACCCAGCGCGACGTCAACATTGCGCTGATGAACGAGCTGTCGATGATTTTCGACCGTATGCGCATTAACACTTACGAAGTGCTCGAGGCTGCTGGTACAAAGTGGAACTTCCTGAAGTTTAGCCCCGGCTTGGTGGGCGGCCACTGCATCGGCGTCGATCCGTACTACCTCACCTACAAAGCTAAAGAACTCGGTTACGACGCCAAGGTCATTCTCTCGGGCCGGACCACCAACGACGGCATGGGCGCTTACATCGCGCGCAAAACCGTGCAGATGATGATCAAGCAGGGCAAGGACGTGGCCAAATCGAAGGTGCTCGTGATGGGCGCTACTTTTAAGGAAAACGTGGAGGACATCCGCAACTCCAAAGTAGCCGACGTTATCAACGAGTTGCGCAACTTCTCGGTCAACGTCGACATCGTCGATCCGCACGCCGACTCCCAAGAGCTGAACCACGAATACGGTTTCAGCCTGATTCCGGAAAGCCAGATTGGCAACGACTACGATGCCGTGGTGGTGGCCGTAAGCCACAAACCTTACACGCAACTCGACGAAGAGTACTTTAAATCGATTACGGCTCCTAAAGCTGTCCTGGTCGATATTAAGGGCTTGTTCCGCGAGAAAATCAACGAATTGCAGTACTGGAGCCTGTAA
- the galE gene encoding UDP-glucose 4-epimerase GalE, translated as MKKILVTGGAGYIGSHTVVALKEAGFTPIIVDNFSNSKDTALEGIRSILGADVKCYHTDCADKVAFREVFEAETDLAGVIHFAAYKAVGESVEKPLAYFQNNVGSLLVLLELMQEFKVNNLVFSSSCTVYGVPDQLPVTEQTPTKAASSPYGRTKQMCEDILRDLSQAPGNEVKSILLRYFNPIGAHPSGKIGELPLGVPNNLVPFVTQTAAGWRDQLTVYGVDYDTPDGSCIRDYIYVGDLARAHVVAVQRQLDGKAETVEVFNVGTGHGNSVLEVVKAFEKVTGQPLRYRTGPRRVGDVPAIYADATKGANVLGFRTEVGLEEALATAWRWQQNLGAKPE; from the coding sequence ATGAAAAAGATTCTTGTTACGGGCGGCGCTGGCTACATCGGTTCGCACACCGTGGTTGCGCTGAAGGAAGCAGGCTTCACGCCTATCATTGTCGATAACTTTTCCAACTCGAAAGACACGGCGCTGGAAGGTATTCGGAGCATCCTAGGTGCCGACGTAAAGTGTTACCACACCGACTGCGCCGATAAGGTGGCTTTCCGGGAAGTGTTCGAAGCTGAAACAGACCTAGCAGGCGTTATCCATTTCGCGGCCTACAAAGCTGTGGGCGAGTCGGTAGAGAAACCGCTTGCTTACTTCCAGAACAACGTGGGCTCGTTGCTGGTGCTGCTGGAACTGATGCAAGAGTTTAAGGTCAACAACCTTGTTTTCTCCTCGTCGTGCACCGTGTACGGTGTGCCTGATCAGCTGCCGGTAACCGAGCAAACGCCCACCAAAGCGGCTAGTTCGCCGTACGGCCGCACCAAGCAAATGTGCGAAGACATCCTGCGCGACTTGTCGCAGGCGCCAGGCAACGAAGTAAAAAGCATCTTGCTGCGCTATTTTAACCCCATCGGCGCGCACCCATCGGGGAAGATCGGCGAGCTGCCCCTAGGTGTACCCAACAACCTGGTGCCCTTCGTAACGCAAACCGCCGCTGGCTGGCGCGACCAGTTAACGGTGTACGGCGTGGATTACGATACACCCGACGGCTCGTGCATCCGCGACTACATCTACGTAGGCGACCTAGCCCGTGCCCACGTAGTGGCGGTGCAGCGCCAGCTCGATGGCAAAGCCGAAACCGTGGAAGTGTTCAACGTAGGTACCGGCCACGGCAACTCGGTACTAGAGGTGGTAAAAGCCTTCGAAAAAGTAACCGGGCAGCCGCTGAGATACCGCACCGGCCCGCGCCGCGTCGGCGATGTGCCTGCCATTTATGCCGACGCTACCAAGGGAGCCAACGTACTTGGTTTCCGTACCGAAGTAGGGCTGGAGGAAGCCTTGGCCACTGCTTGGCGCTGGCAGCAAAACCTAGGTGCCAAGCCCGAATAA